In Leishmania donovani BPK282A1 complete genome, chromosome 28, one DNA window encodes the following:
- a CDS encoding serine/threonine protein phosphatase catalytic subunit, putative: MSVDSIIEQLLEVRGAKPGKQVQLAENDVKQLAIRTREILLSQPPLLELEAPIKICGDIHGQYYDLIRLFENGGFPPTANYLFLGDYVDRGKQGLETICLVFAFKVKFPENFFILRGNHECASINRIYGFFDECKRRYNIRLWKAFTDTFNCLPVACIIDDKIFCCHGGLSPELQTMDQIKKITRPCDVADTGLICDLLWSDPEEGLSGWGENDRGVSFTFGQDIVEKFLNKHQFELICRAHQVVEDGYQFFAKRKLITIFSAPNYCNEFDNSGAVMTVDNELMCSFQILKPSVKKPKFYS, from the coding sequence ATGAGCGTCGACTCCATTatcgagcagctgctcgaggtGCGTGGCGCGAAGCCGGGCAAGCAGGTGCAGTTAGCCGAGAATGACGTGAAGCAGCTGGCGATACGCACGCGCGAGATTCTTCTCTcgcagccgcctctgctAGAGCTGGAGGCGCCCATCAAGATCTGCGGCGATATTCACGGCCAGTACTACGACCTTATCCGTCTCTTCGAGAACGGCGGCTTCCCGCCGACAGCGAACTACCTCTTCCTCGGCGACTACGTGGACCGCGGAAAGCAGGGTCTCGAGACCATCTGCCTGGTCTTCGCCTTCAAGGTGAAGTTTCCCGAGAACTTCTTCATCCTTCGAGGTAACCACGAGTGCGCCAGCATCAATCGCATCTACGGCTTCTTCGACGAGTGCAAGCGCCGCTACAACATTCGTCTCTGGAAGGCGTTCACAGATACGTTCAACTGCCTTCCTGTGGCGTGTATTATCGATGACAAGATCTTCTGCTGCCATGGTGGCCTTTCGCCGGAGCTGCAGACGATGGACCAGATCAAGAAGATCACACGCCCGTGCGATGTGGCGGACACTGGTCTGATCTGCGACTTGCTGTGGTCAGACCCGGAGGAAGGTCTCTCGGGGTGGGGCGAGAACGACCGTGGCGTGTCCTTCACTTTCGGTCAGGATATTGTAGAGAAGTTCTTGAATAAGCACCAGTTTGAGCTGATTTGCCGCGCGCACCAAGTCGTAGAGGATGGGTACCAGTTTTTCGCGAAGCGCAAGCTCATCACCATCTTCTCTGCCCCTAACTACTGTAATGAGTTCGAtaacagcggcgccgtgatGACCGTGGACAACGAGCTCATGTGCTCCTTCCAGATCCTTAAGCCGTCTGTGAAGAAGCCGAAGTTCTACTCGTAA